A single Anopheles funestus chromosome 2RL, idAnoFuneDA-416_04, whole genome shotgun sequence DNA region contains:
- the LOC125762504 gene encoding piercer of microtubule wall 1 protein, with the protein MWWEMDGENQKISEQALNTADIYKGLSLPKRIDSPYQFTGYGSQQEGRNPIYRTSNADYGYYPPCPHTVPHKYFPKSHKFTGHLYQCGMFRNYSLNTAVDRPYCKFNE; encoded by the exons ATGTGGTGGGAAATGGATGGTGAAAACCAAAAGATTAGCGAGCAAGCGCTCAATACGGCGGACATCTATAAGGGTCTTTCGCTGCCGAAACGTATCGACAGTCCTT ATCAATTCACCGGTTATGGATCGCAACAGGAAGGACGGAACCCAATATATCGTACCTCAAACGCTGACTATGGCTATTATCCACCATGTCCGCATACCGTACCGCACAA ATACTTTCCAAAATCCCACAAATTCACCGGTCATCTTTACCAGTGTGGCATGTTTCGAAACTACTCGCTTAATACTGCCGTGGATCGTCCGTATTGTAAATTTAATGAATAA